CGCGCGGAATCATCCGCGACCGGGACGGCGTGCTTCTGGCAGAGAACACGCCTGCCTACGCCCTAGCCCTGGTCCGCGAGGATTGCCCGGACATCCCGAAGACCCTCGACCAGGTCAGCCGCTGGACAGGTCAGCCGCGCGACGAGTTGGAGAAGGTCTTCGAGATCGGTCGAAAGCGGGTCAAGCACTTTGACGAGCAGGTCATCGTGCCCAACATCCCCTTCGAACTCGTGGCCCTGGTCGAAGCGCACCGGCTGGACTGGCCGGGCCTGACCATCGCCGTGCGGCCGAAACGCTCGTACGCCTACGGCCCGACCCTGGCCCACGTTCTCGGCTACGTGGCCAGGGCCAACGAGGAGGAGCTCAACGACGACCCGGACCTGCAGCTCGGCGACGACGTCGGCAAGCAGGGTGTGGAGTACGTGCTGGAACGCCGGCTGCGCGGGGCCAAGGGGCTGGAGGAGTTCGAGGTCGATGCGTCGGGCCGTGTGCTGTCATCCAGGATCGTCACCCAGCCGGTCAAGGGCGAGGACCTGAGCCTGAGCGTCTCCCTGAGTCTGCAGGAAGTGGCGACCAAGGCCTTGGACGGTCGCGCGGGGTCCGTGGTGGCCCTGGACGCGGACACGGGTGAAATCCTCGCCCAGGTCAGTCTGCCCAGCTACGACCCCAACGAGTTCGTGGTCGGCATCAGCCACGCCAAGTGGAAGGAACTCCTCGAAGACCCGGAGCATCCCATGCAGAACCGTCCCGTGCAGAGCGCCTACCCGCCGGGTTCGGTCTTCAAGCTGGTCGTCGGCGGGCTGGCCCTGGAAAGCGGCTCGGTGACCCCGGCCACGACCGTGTTCTGCTCGGGCAGCTACAAACTCGGCGAGCGGTCCTTCCGGTGTTGGAACAAAGGCGGGCACGGGCTTGTCGATTTCAAGAAGTCGCTGCGTGAGTCCTGCGACGTATACTATTATCAACTCGGTGAACGCCTCGGCGTAAACGCCATCAGCGACTACGCGACACGCTGCGGTTTCGGTGTCAGGACCGGCGTCGAACTGCC
This genomic interval from Desulfomicrobium escambiense DSM 10707 contains the following:
- the mrdA gene encoding penicillin-binding protein 2, yielding MGAFDTPERPRIFSGPNLLLICIVLLFCVFGIRLWYLQIYKNDFYTSRAQENRTRQSTMFSPRGIIRDRDGVLLAENTPAYALALVREDCPDIPKTLDQVSRWTGQPRDELEKVFEIGRKRVKHFDEQVIVPNIPFELVALVEAHRLDWPGLTIAVRPKRSYAYGPTLAHVLGYVARANEEELNDDPDLQLGDDVGKQGVEYVLERRLRGAKGLEEFEVDASGRVLSSRIVTQPVKGEDLSLSVSLSLQEVATKALDGRAGSVVALDADTGEILAQVSLPSYDPNEFVVGISHAKWKELLEDPEHPMQNRPVQSAYPPGSVFKLVVGGLALESGSVTPATTVFCSGSYKLGERSFRCWNKGGHGLVDFKKSLRESCDVYYYQLGERLGVNAISDYATRCGFGVRTGVELPHERSGNMPTAEWKLKRFGEKWQRGETLNYSIGQGYTQTTPLQVARFVAALVNGGKLLRPTLLATASPDVIGELPMKASTRKLILDAMVATVEEDRGTARLLRRTGIRIGGKTGTAQVVKLMDKYEKKKTQEIPYKYRDHAWLAGFAEKDGRRYVAVAMVEHGGHGGSDAGPVVAAVFDALFGVQQGN